From Paraburkholderia sabiae, a single genomic window includes:
- a CDS encoding sulfurtransferase, producing the protein MNILNLSAYQFSTLDNTVEWRPLVTARCNELGLRGTILLAPEGINLFVAGEIAQVREFIHYVRHDPLFEGKFAELQFKESLSEKQPFRRMLVKLKREIITMKKPAIKPELGRAPSVDARTLKEWLDRGHDDAGRPVVMLDTRNAFEVDVGTFDNALDYRITRFSEFPEVIEQNRADLEGKTVVSFCTGGIRCEKAAIHMKDVGIDNVYQLEGGILKYFEEVGGAHYNGECFVFDYRTALDPSLQPTATVQCFGCRAVVTPEEQKSPFYVPGKTCASCHPEAQPQADAAHAA; encoded by the coding sequence ATGAATATCCTGAATCTTTCGGCCTACCAGTTCTCGACCCTCGACAACACCGTTGAATGGCGGCCGCTCGTCACCGCGCGCTGCAACGAACTCGGCCTGCGCGGCACCATCCTGCTCGCGCCGGAAGGCATCAACCTGTTTGTCGCGGGTGAAATTGCGCAGGTGCGCGAATTCATCCACTACGTTCGCCACGATCCGCTGTTCGAAGGCAAGTTCGCCGAGCTTCAGTTCAAGGAAAGCCTGTCGGAGAAGCAGCCGTTCCGCCGCATGCTCGTCAAGCTCAAGCGCGAAATCATCACCATGAAGAAGCCGGCCATCAAGCCGGAACTGGGCCGCGCGCCGTCCGTCGACGCGCGCACGCTGAAAGAATGGCTCGACCGCGGCCACGACGACGCAGGCCGCCCCGTCGTGATGCTCGACACGCGTAATGCATTCGAAGTCGACGTCGGCACGTTCGACAACGCGCTCGACTACCGCATCACCAGGTTCAGCGAGTTCCCCGAGGTCATTGAGCAGAATCGCGCGGACCTGGAAGGCAAGACGGTGGTGTCGTTCTGCACGGGCGGCATCCGTTGCGAAAAAGCGGCCATCCATATGAAGGACGTCGGCATCGACAACGTCTATCAGCTCGAAGGCGGAATCCTGAAGTATTTCGAGGAAGTGGGCGGCGCACACTACAACGGCGAGTGCTTCGTGTTCGACTACCGCACCGCGCTTGATCCGAGCCTGCAGCCGACCGCGACCGTGCAATGCTTCGGTTGTCGCGCCGTCGTCACACCGGAGGAACAGAAGTCGCCGTTTTACGTGCCGGGCAAGACGTGCGCGTCCTGCCATCCGGAAGCGCAGCCGCAGGCCGATGCGGCCCACGCGGCATAA
- the gluQRS gene encoding tRNA glutamyl-Q(34) synthetase GluQRS, translated as MTTYRGRFAPSPTGPLHIGSLVSALASWLDARAHCGTWLVRIEDIDGPRTVPGAAEDILDTLTRFGMVADEPPVWQSQRMALYQREFERLQTTGLVYPCGCTRKEITDSLVQAHARHTTLAYPGTCRNGLHGKPARAWRLRVPDGDAAIVTFDDRWQGRQTQNLATDVGDFVLRRADDQWAYQLAVVVDDADQGITHIVRGADLLDSTARQIYLQRCLGVPTPSYLHVPVVTNADGDKLSKQTGAAALDTVKPLVALNEAARHLGLKLGDAATTSLDAFYTEATAAWSERIKRQ; from the coding sequence ATGACGACCTATCGCGGACGTTTCGCGCCCTCGCCGACGGGCCCGCTGCATATCGGCTCGCTCGTCAGCGCGCTCGCCAGCTGGCTCGATGCGCGAGCGCATTGCGGCACGTGGCTCGTGCGGATCGAAGACATCGACGGTCCGCGCACCGTGCCCGGCGCAGCGGAAGACATACTCGACACGCTCACTCGCTTCGGCATGGTGGCCGATGAACCGCCCGTCTGGCAAAGCCAGCGCATGGCGCTTTACCAGCGGGAATTCGAACGTCTGCAGACCACCGGACTCGTCTATCCATGCGGCTGCACGCGCAAAGAAATCACCGATTCGCTCGTGCAGGCGCACGCCCGCCACACCACACTTGCGTATCCCGGCACCTGCCGCAACGGTCTGCACGGCAAGCCCGCGCGAGCGTGGCGGCTGCGCGTGCCCGACGGCGATGCCGCCATCGTGACGTTCGACGATCGCTGGCAAGGCCGTCAGACCCAGAATCTCGCCACCGACGTCGGTGACTTCGTGCTGCGTCGGGCGGACGATCAGTGGGCTTATCAGCTGGCTGTCGTCGTCGACGATGCGGATCAGGGGATCACCCATATCGTGCGTGGCGCCGATCTGCTCGACTCGACCGCCCGACAGATCTATCTGCAGCGTTGTCTGGGCGTGCCCACGCCCTCTTATCTCCACGTGCCCGTCGTGACGAACGCCGACGGAGACAAGCTCAGCAAGCAGACGGGTGCAGCAGCGCTCGATACCGTCAAGCCGCTCGTCGCGCTGAACGAAGCCGCGCGCCACCTTGGCCTGAAACTGGGCGACGCGGCCACGACATCGCTCGACGCGTTCTACACGGAAGCAACCGCAGCGTGGTCCGAGCGCATAAAGCGCCAATAA
- a CDS encoding DEAD/DEAH box helicase, with protein MSDTATTPTNATFDQFGLHGDILKAIAEQGYTTPTPIQAQAIPVVLGGRDVMGAAQTGTGKTASFSLPIIQRLLPLANTSASPARHPVRALILTPTRELADQVAANVQSYAKHTALRSTVVFGGVDMNPQSAELRRGVEILIATPGRLLDHVQQKTANLGQVQLLVLDEADRMLDMGFLPDLQRILNLLPSERQTLLFSATFSPEIKKLASTYLRNPQTIEVARSNSTATNVTQIVYEVAEGDKTGAVVQLIRERSLKQVIVFCNSKIGASRLARQLERDGVVATAIHGDRSQNERMQALDAFKRGEIEALVATDVAARGLDIAELPAVINFDLPFNAEDYVHRIGRTGRAGASGDALSLFSPNERKQLADIEKLIKRPLEVQRLTVDTPVRHHHDERGSRRERDDRGGSRRRTTGAHERPSHGSHHRQQPIDDFFLKPYEPSPSSAAKREEAPAAPQKPASKQPLAALLGGFGMPRKTTTSN; from the coding sequence ATGTCCGATACAGCAACCACGCCTACCAACGCGACCTTCGACCAGTTCGGCCTTCACGGCGACATTCTCAAAGCCATCGCGGAGCAGGGCTACACGACGCCGACGCCGATCCAGGCCCAGGCGATTCCCGTCGTGCTCGGCGGCCGGGACGTGATGGGCGCCGCCCAGACGGGCACGGGCAAGACGGCGAGCTTTTCGCTCCCCATCATCCAGCGTCTGCTGCCGCTCGCGAACACGAGCGCGTCGCCGGCACGTCACCCCGTCCGCGCGCTGATCCTCACGCCGACGCGCGAACTCGCCGACCAGGTCGCCGCGAACGTGCAGTCGTACGCGAAGCACACGGCGCTGCGCAGCACCGTTGTGTTCGGCGGCGTCGACATGAACCCGCAATCGGCGGAACTGCGCCGCGGCGTCGAAATCCTGATCGCGACGCCGGGGCGCCTGCTCGATCACGTGCAGCAGAAGACGGCCAATCTCGGCCAGGTGCAACTTCTCGTGCTCGACGAAGCCGACCGGATGCTCGACATGGGCTTCCTGCCTGATCTGCAGCGCATCCTGAACCTGCTGCCGAGCGAGCGTCAGACGCTGCTGTTCTCGGCCACGTTCTCGCCCGAAATCAAGAAGCTCGCGTCGACGTACCTGCGCAATCCGCAGACGATCGAAGTGGCGCGCAGCAACTCGACGGCAACGAACGTCACGCAGATCGTCTACGAAGTGGCCGAAGGCGACAAGACGGGCGCCGTCGTTCAATTGATCCGCGAGCGCAGCCTCAAGCAGGTGATCGTGTTCTGCAACAGCAAGATCGGCGCGAGCCGTCTCGCGCGTCAGCTGGAACGCGACGGCGTGGTCGCGACGGCGATTCATGGCGACCGCTCGCAAAACGAACGGATGCAGGCACTGGACGCGTTCAAGCGCGGCGAGATCGAAGCCCTCGTCGCGACCGACGTGGCCGCGCGCGGTCTCGATATCGCCGAACTGCCCGCCGTGATCAACTTCGATCTGCCGTTCAACGCGGAAGACTACGTGCACCGGATCGGCCGGACGGGCCGTGCGGGTGCGTCAGGCGATGCGTTGTCGCTGTTCAGCCCGAACGAGCGCAAGCAACTGGCCGATATCGAAAAGCTGATCAAGCGTCCGCTGGAGGTTCAGCGTCTGACGGTCGATACACCCGTGCGTCATCATCACGACGAGCGGGGCTCGCGGCGCGAGCGCGACGATCGCGGCGGCAGCCGCCGTCGGACGACGGGTGCGCACGAGCGTCCGTCGCACGGCTCGCATCATCGTCAGCAGCCCATCGACGATTTCTTCCTCAAGCCCTACGAGCCGTCGCCCTCGTCGGCCGCCAAGCGCGAGGAAGCGCCTGCCGCGCCACAGAAGCCTGCGTCGAAGCAGCCGCTGGCGGCGTTGCTGGGTGGGTTCGGAATGCCGCGCAAGACGACGACGTCGAATTGA
- a CDS encoding aldehyde dehydrogenase family protein yields the protein MLQKSYPYYLANEPVAANTDLEVTDKFSGEVATRVAMADAKAIDKAIGAAVDAMPAMRAFPPFKRQAVLEHCVKRFRERFDELAMALCIEAGKPINDSRGEATRLIDTFKVAAEESVRIDGDIVNLEISPRAKGYHAYVKRVPIGPCSFISPFNFPLNLAAHKVAPALAAGVPFVLKPASRTPIGALIIGEVLAETDLPKGAFSILPAHRDGADLFTTDDRFKLLSFTGSPAVGWDLKAKAGKKKVILELGGNAAAIVDSDQRDKLDYVVDRLAFGAFYQSGQSCIGVQRILAHASLYDELRDKLIAKTKSLKMGDPKDEKTFVGPMISESESRRLAGWMDGAVKAGAKIVAGGKVDGAMFEATLLENVGRETDLYRKEAFGPVAILEKFDDFKSALATVNDSDFGLQAGVFTDSLAHAHQAWDELEVGGVVINDVPSFRVDNMPYGGVKDSGLGREGIRYAIEDMTELRLMVMRETW from the coding sequence ATGTTGCAGAAGAGTTATCCGTACTACCTCGCGAACGAACCCGTCGCGGCGAACACCGATCTCGAAGTCACCGACAAGTTCAGCGGCGAAGTGGCGACGCGCGTCGCCATGGCCGACGCGAAGGCGATCGATAAAGCGATCGGCGCCGCCGTCGACGCGATGCCCGCGATGCGCGCGTTCCCGCCGTTCAAGCGCCAGGCCGTGCTCGAACATTGCGTAAAGCGCTTTCGCGAGCGTTTCGACGAACTGGCGATGGCGCTGTGCATCGAAGCCGGCAAGCCGATCAACGATTCGCGCGGCGAAGCCACGCGTCTGATCGACACGTTCAAGGTTGCGGCGGAAGAGTCGGTGCGCATCGACGGCGACATCGTGAATCTGGAAATCTCGCCGCGCGCGAAGGGTTATCACGCGTATGTGAAGCGCGTGCCTATCGGGCCGTGCTCGTTCATCTCGCCATTCAACTTTCCGCTGAACCTCGCCGCACACAAGGTCGCGCCCGCGCTGGCGGCGGGTGTGCCGTTCGTGCTGAAACCGGCGAGCCGCACGCCGATTGGCGCGCTGATCATCGGCGAAGTGCTCGCGGAGACGGATCTGCCGAAAGGCGCGTTCTCGATTCTGCCCGCGCATCGCGATGGCGCCGACCTCTTCACCACCGACGACCGCTTCAAGCTGCTCTCCTTCACGGGCTCGCCGGCAGTAGGCTGGGACCTGAAGGCGAAGGCGGGCAAGAAAAAGGTGATTCTGGAACTGGGCGGCAACGCGGCCGCTATCGTCGATAGCGATCAGCGCGACAAGCTCGATTACGTCGTCGATCGGCTCGCGTTCGGCGCGTTTTATCAGTCGGGGCAAAGCTGTATCGGCGTGCAGCGGATTCTCGCGCACGCGTCGCTCTACGACGAACTGCGCGACAAGCTGATCGCGAAAACGAAGTCGCTGAAAATGGGCGATCCGAAGGACGAAAAGACCTTCGTCGGGCCGATGATCTCCGAGTCGGAATCGCGGCGTCTCGCCGGCTGGATGGACGGCGCGGTGAAGGCGGGCGCGAAGATCGTCGCGGGCGGCAAGGTCGACGGCGCGATGTTCGAGGCGACGCTGCTGGAGAACGTCGGACGCGAGACGGACCTGTATCGCAAGGAAGCGTTCGGGCCCGTCGCGATCCTCGAAAAATTCGACGACTTCAAAAGCGCGCTCGCGACCGTCAACGACAGCGATTTCGGCCTCCAGGCGGGCGTGTTCACGGATTCGCTCGCGCACGCGCACCAGGCGTGGGATGAACTCGAAGTCGGCGGCGTGGTCATCAACGATGTGCCGTCGTTCCGCGTCGACAACATGCCGTACGGCGGCGTGAAGGACTCGGGACTCGGGCGCGAGGGCATCCGCTACGCGATCGAGGACATGACGGAGTTGCGGCTGATGGTGATGCGCGAAACGTGGTGA
- a CDS encoding acetolactate synthase large subunit produces MKASDLFVKSLEAEGVEYVFGIPGEENLDLLESLRRSKIKLVLTRHEQAAGFMAATYGRLTGRTGVCLATLGPGATNFVTAAAYAQLGGMPMLMVTGQKPIKSSKQGHFQIVDVVRMMEPLTKYTRQIVSIGNIPASVREAFRQAEEERPGATHLELPEDVAHEEGDGKPIPKSYSRRPVAEEKAVEHAVKAIVEAKHPLLMIGAGGNRKTTRKMLREFVDQIGIPFFTTQMGKGVIDESHPLWLGNATLSDGDFVHRAIDHADCIINVGHDVIEKPPFFMRGADANEKTVIHVNFLGAEVDTVYFPQIEVVGDIANAVWQMKEALQGKGEHWDFARFKEIKAHFEAHLAKGQHDDRFPMYPVRVVNDVYETTPVDGIICLDNGMYKIWFARYYRAHEPNSLLLDNALASMGAGLPSAIATKIVHPERKVMAVCGDGGFMMNSQELETAVRLKLDLVVMILRDDAFGMIRWKQENMNFPDYGMMLSNPDFVDYAESYGAQGHRVASAEELAPLLRECFATPGVHVIDVPIDYSDNERVLNREIKRLSAQL; encoded by the coding sequence ATGAAAGCATCGGATCTGTTCGTCAAATCGCTGGAGGCTGAAGGCGTCGAGTACGTGTTCGGCATTCCTGGCGAAGAAAATCTCGATCTCCTCGAATCGCTGCGCCGCTCCAAGATCAAACTCGTGCTCACGCGCCATGAACAGGCGGCCGGTTTCATGGCCGCGACCTATGGCCGTCTGACGGGACGCACGGGCGTCTGTCTCGCGACGCTCGGCCCCGGCGCTACCAACTTCGTGACGGCCGCCGCGTATGCGCAGCTCGGCGGCATGCCGATGCTGATGGTCACCGGCCAGAAGCCGATCAAGTCGAGCAAGCAGGGCCATTTCCAGATCGTCGACGTCGTGCGGATGATGGAGCCGCTCACCAAGTACACGCGGCAGATCGTGTCGATCGGCAATATTCCGGCGTCGGTGCGCGAGGCGTTCCGCCAGGCCGAAGAAGAACGCCCGGGCGCCACCCACCTTGAGCTGCCCGAAGACGTCGCGCACGAAGAGGGCGACGGCAAGCCGATTCCGAAGAGCTACAGCCGCCGTCCCGTTGCCGAAGAAAAGGCCGTCGAGCACGCGGTGAAAGCGATCGTCGAGGCGAAGCATCCGCTGCTGATGATCGGCGCGGGCGGCAACCGCAAGACCACGCGCAAGATGCTGCGCGAATTCGTCGACCAGATCGGCATTCCGTTCTTCACGACGCAGATGGGCAAGGGCGTGATCGACGAATCGCATCCGCTGTGGCTCGGCAACGCGACGCTGTCGGACGGCGACTTCGTGCACCGCGCGATCGATCACGCCGACTGCATCATCAACGTCGGTCACGATGTGATCGAAAAACCGCCGTTCTTCATGCGCGGCGCGGACGCCAACGAGAAGACCGTGATCCACGTGAACTTCCTCGGCGCGGAAGTCGACACGGTGTATTTCCCGCAGATCGAAGTGGTCGGCGATATCGCGAACGCCGTGTGGCAGATGAAGGAAGCGCTGCAGGGCAAGGGCGAACACTGGGACTTCGCGCGCTTCAAGGAGATCAAGGCGCATTTCGAAGCGCATCTGGCGAAGGGCCAGCACGACGACCGCTTCCCGATGTACCCGGTGCGCGTCGTCAACGACGTGTACGAGACGACGCCGGTGGACGGCATCATCTGTCTCGACAACGGCATGTACAAGATCTGGTTCGCGCGGTATTACCGCGCGCACGAGCCGAATTCGCTGCTGCTCGACAACGCGCTGGCGTCGATGGGCGCGGGGCTGCCGTCGGCGATCGCGACGAAGATCGTGCATCCCGAGCGCAAGGTGATGGCCGTGTGCGGCGACGGCGGCTTCATGATGAATTCGCAGGAACTGGAGACGGCCGTGCGGCTGAAGCTCGATCTCGTCGTGATGATTCTGCGCGACGATGCGTTCGGCATGATCCGCTGGAAGCAGGAAAACATGAATTTCCCGGACTACGGGATGATGCTCAGCAACCCCGATTTCGTCGATTACGCGGAAAGCTACGGCGCGCAGGGACATCGCGTGGCATCGGCGGAGGAACTCGCGCCGCTGTTGCGCGAGTGCTTCGCGACGCCGGGCGTGCATGTGATCGACGTGCCCATCGATTATTCCGATAACGAGCGCGTGCTGAATCGCGAGATCAAGCGCCTGTCCGCGCAGCTTTGA